The following coding sequences lie in one Spirosoma sp. KUDC1026 genomic window:
- a CDS encoding FGGY-family carbohydrate kinase yields the protein MPFTVIAVIDVGKTNKKLFLFDQLYRIVWEKSQQLPERVDEDGDPCEDVDELTRWVKDAVDEVLALPQFAVQALNFSTYGASFVYLDADRKLVGQLYNYLKPFPESLRRQFVEQYDPAGELALQTASPLMDSLNSGLMLYRIRHDKPQLFRQIRHALHLPQYLSHLFTDEVVSDVTSIGCHTLLWNFSRQQYHDWVVAEGLDRLFGQLYPADQVVGTIAGTQVHVGGGLHDSSAALIPYLASFQEPFLLISTGTWCISLNPFNAEPLTANELQNDCLCYLQYKGQPVKASRLFAGYEHEQQMKRLAVHFGVAPDYYKQVRYNEALVEQLRQAEPGRQQTKAGVILDSGFGERELGLFPDYETAYHQFMIDLVAAQVASTDLVLTDRSVPLSRIYVDGGFSHNPLYMNLLAAAFPQHAVWAASVAQATALGAALAIHNEWNPMPVPADLITLRQYTRTPSLPVQTSV from the coding sequence ATGCCCTTTACCGTCATCGCTGTCATTGATGTTGGCAAGACCAACAAGAAGCTGTTTCTGTTCGATCAGCTGTACCGGATTGTGTGGGAGAAAAGCCAGCAACTGCCTGAAAGGGTGGATGAGGATGGTGATCCCTGCGAAGATGTCGACGAACTGACTCGTTGGGTGAAGGACGCGGTCGATGAGGTACTGGCGTTGCCGCAGTTTGCCGTACAGGCGCTGAATTTTTCGACTTACGGGGCCAGCTTCGTATATCTCGATGCCGATAGGAAACTAGTCGGTCAACTGTATAACTATCTGAAACCCTTTCCTGAATCGTTACGTCGACAGTTTGTGGAACAGTACGATCCGGCGGGGGAACTGGCGCTACAGACGGCATCGCCCCTGATGGATAGCCTGAATTCAGGCCTGATGCTGTACCGGATCAGGCATGATAAGCCGCAACTGTTCAGGCAGATTCGCCACGCCCTGCACCTGCCCCAGTACTTGAGCCATCTGTTTACTGATGAGGTCGTGTCAGACGTAACGAGCATCGGCTGTCATACACTGCTCTGGAATTTTTCCCGGCAGCAGTACCACGACTGGGTTGTGGCCGAAGGGCTCGACCGCCTGTTCGGCCAACTGTATCCCGCTGATCAGGTAGTGGGGACTATTGCCGGAACCCAGGTTCACGTTGGCGGGGGGCTGCACGACTCGTCGGCGGCCCTGATCCCGTATCTGGCCTCGTTCCAGGAACCGTTTCTCCTGATCTCGACCGGAACCTGGTGCATCAGTCTGAACCCGTTCAACGCCGAACCACTCACGGCTAATGAGCTGCAAAATGACTGTCTTTGCTATCTACAATACAAAGGGCAACCCGTTAAAGCCAGCCGGTTATTCGCGGGGTATGAGCACGAACAACAGATGAAACGACTAGCAGTTCATTTTGGCGTAGCACCGGATTATTATAAACAAGTACGTTATAACGAGGCCCTGGTTGAACAGCTCCGTCAGGCCGAGCCAGGACGTCAGCAGACTAAGGCTGGAGTCATTCTTGACTCCGGTTTTGGCGAACGGGAGCTGGGGCTGTTTCCGGATTATGAAACGGCGTATCACCAGTTCATGATCGATCTGGTGGCCGCGCAGGTGGCGTCGACTGACCTGGTGCTGACCGACAGGAGTGTTCCTCTATCACGCATTTACGTCGACGGTGGGTTTAGTCATAACCCGCTGTACATGAATTTACTGGCGGCTGCTTTTCCGCAACACGCCGTCTGGGCGGCTTCGGTAGCGCAGGCAACGGCACTGGGCGCGGCACTGGCTATCCATAATGAGTGGAACCCCATGCCGGTCCCTGCCGATTTGATTACGCTACGTCAGTACACGAGAACTCCGTCTTTACCCGTGCAGACGTCGGTTTAG
- a CDS encoding bifunctional aldolase/short-chain dehydrogenase yields MVSNSNTLAERRSASDFKHVSYLWDDAKAADLAGDEVALFIYRSNILGADLRLTNYGGGNTSVKIVDKDPLTGQNADVMWIKGSGGDIGTLTKAGCAALYLDRLRSLEKVYRGLEFEDEMVELFNYSIFDLASKAPSIDTPLHGFLPFKHIDHLHPDAAIAIAAAKDGKRITDELFGGEVGWVEWQRPGFDLGLKLRACLDEAAARGVTLRGIMLGSHGLFTWGDTSYDSYVNTLEVIERCAEYLESNFGKNRPVFGGQKLESASPDKRKKQAALLAPVLRGFCSSERTMVGHFTDDERVLEFINSEDLAKLAPMGTSCPDHFLRTKISPLVLDLSSEEDRSDVAALKEKLAPAFATYRTMYAEYYNACKHPNSPAMRDPNPVVILYPGVGMFTFAKDKTTARLASEYYINAVNVMKGAEAVSEYTALPRQEAFNIEYWLLEEAKLQRMPKPKALSGRIALVTGSAGGIGKAIAKKFAEEGAVVVLNDINEDRLAGAKDEFTKKFGRDAVATTLLDVTNADSIQAAMEAASLAFGGVDIIVNNAGISISKPIENHTLADWDKLYDILVKGQFLVTQAAVAVMRKQGIGGDVVNIVSKNALVSGPNNAGYGSAKAAQLHLSRLNAAELGGDHIRVNVVNPDAVIADSNIWAGGWAEGRAKAYGITVEELPAYYAKRTLLNEAILPDDVANACFAFVGGLLSKSTGNVLNVDGGVAMAFVR; encoded by the coding sequence ATGGTAAGTAATTCCAATACACTAGCCGAACGTCGGTCGGCATCCGATTTCAAACACGTCAGTTATTTATGGGACGACGCGAAAGCCGCTGACCTAGCGGGGGATGAAGTTGCCCTGTTTATCTACCGTTCCAATATCCTGGGGGCGGATCTGCGACTGACGAACTACGGCGGGGGCAATACCTCCGTGAAAATTGTTGATAAAGATCCGCTGACCGGACAGAACGCCGATGTAATGTGGATCAAAGGTTCCGGGGGAGACATTGGCACGTTGACCAAGGCGGGTTGTGCGGCTCTGTACCTGGACCGGCTGCGGAGTCTGGAGAAGGTCTATCGGGGACTGGAGTTTGAAGATGAAATGGTTGAGCTATTCAACTACTCAATCTTTGATCTGGCGTCGAAAGCGCCATCCATCGATACGCCATTACACGGTTTTCTGCCGTTTAAGCATATTGACCACCTGCACCCCGATGCTGCCATCGCTATTGCGGCCGCCAAGGATGGCAAACGTATTACCGACGAATTGTTCGGCGGTGAGGTTGGCTGGGTCGAGTGGCAGCGGCCCGGTTTCGACCTGGGCCTTAAGCTGCGGGCCTGTCTGGACGAAGCAGCCGCGCGGGGCGTTACCCTGCGAGGCATTATGCTGGGTTCACACGGCCTGTTCACCTGGGGCGATACGTCCTACGACAGCTACGTGAATACACTGGAAGTGATTGAGCGCTGCGCGGAATACCTGGAAAGTAACTTTGGGAAAAACCGGCCTGTGTTCGGGGGACAGAAGCTGGAAAGTGCATCGCCAGACAAGCGGAAGAAACAGGCGGCTCTGCTCGCTCCGGTGCTCCGGGGTTTTTGTTCGTCCGAACGGACAATGGTTGGCCATTTTACTGACGACGAACGGGTACTCGAATTCATTAACTCGGAAGATTTAGCAAAGCTGGCGCCAATGGGTACGAGCTGCCCCGATCACTTCCTGCGTACTAAAATCAGCCCGCTGGTGCTGGACCTGTCCTCCGAGGAGGACAGGTCGGACGTAGCAGCGCTGAAGGAGAAGCTGGCCCCGGCCTTTGCTACGTATCGGACCATGTATGCGGAGTACTACAACGCCTGCAAACATCCAAACAGCCCGGCCATGCGCGATCCGAATCCGGTGGTGATTCTGTATCCAGGGGTGGGGATGTTCACCTTTGCCAAGGATAAAACCACGGCCCGGCTGGCATCGGAATATTACATCAATGCCGTTAACGTCATGAAAGGGGCAGAGGCCGTGTCGGAATATACGGCATTGCCGCGTCAGGAAGCGTTCAATATTGAATACTGGCTGCTCGAAGAAGCCAAACTGCAACGGATGCCAAAGCCGAAAGCTTTGTCGGGACGGATTGCGCTGGTAACGGGTAGCGCCGGTGGTATTGGTAAAGCCATCGCGAAAAAGTTCGCCGAAGAAGGGGCCGTGGTCGTGCTGAACGACATCAACGAAGACCGGCTGGCTGGCGCAAAAGATGAGTTTACCAAGAAATTCGGACGCGATGCCGTAGCCACGACGTTGTTGGACGTAACGAACGCCGACAGTATTCAGGCTGCAATGGAGGCTGCTTCACTAGCCTTTGGTGGGGTCGATATCATTGTCAACAACGCGGGGATCAGCATTTCCAAACCCATCGAAAACCACACGTTGGCCGACTGGGACAAGCTGTACGATATTCTGGTGAAAGGTCAATTCCTGGTAACGCAGGCTGCCGTTGCCGTAATGCGGAAACAGGGCATCGGGGGTGATGTTGTCAATATCGTCAGCAAAAACGCGCTGGTGTCGGGACCCAACAACGCAGGATATGGTTCGGCGAAGGCTGCCCAACTGCACCTGAGTCGACTGAACGCGGCCGAACTGGGTGGCGATCATATTCGCGTCAACGTCGTGAACCCCGATGCTGTCATCGCCGATTCTAATATCTGGGCGGGCGGCTGGGCCGAAGGTCGGGCAAAAGCTTATGGTATCACCGTCGAGGAGCTACCGGCCTACTACGCTAAACGCACGCTTTTGAACGAAGCCATCCTGCCCGACGATGTTGCCAACGCCTGTTTCGCCTTCGTGGGTGGCCTGCTCAGCAAATCAACTGGTAACGTACTAAACGTCGATGGCGGTGTCGCTATGGCGTTTGTGAGATAA
- a CDS encoding SusC/RagA family TonB-linked outer membrane protein: MKKILFGSWLLSILFCLPLLAQDGGVSGRVTSSDDGSALPGVSVQIKGTSQGTTTDAQGNYRVNGAAGKTLVFSFIGYVTQEVVVGNRSTVNVVLVGDSQQLNEVVVIGYGTQQRQRVTSSISEVKGATIANLATPSFDQQLAGRAAGVQVSTPSGILGQAPVIRIRGVNSISSGASPLIVVDGVPLITGNQSGTTPTNPLGDINPQDIESYDILKDGAATAIYGSRAANGVILITTKKGKKNSGVRVNLDIQGGVTNAFTRFDLLNAQEFVQIANEKSANAGGGVIAALDANNTNTDWQNQIFRQGSSNNYNLSVTGGGEKTSYYYSLGFNKQVGAIRPNDQTRFSFLTNIDHSINKYLSVGAKVQVARTINNGLNTGTNALSGNLTGAARLFPNVPVYDDNNPTGYNISPDGAILGSGANTRNIDNNYTNIRFVIDNNKLGATTTRVLPTGYVNITPFPGLSLRSQVGADYTGVRTLLSYDPRHGDGRGSNGVVSQTSREVLRWNIQNVLNFDRDFGGHNVNLTLGTEYQKTTVSTFTAGGQNFSDRFFLQNGLITGNYATQTSSGSFTPSGFDSYFGRLQYSYRDKYLASFSARNDGLSSLPLANRRGTFLGGSVGYRIAQEDFYKNSAVARVMNDLKIRASYAEVGNTEIGSFPYVGIFGAAQYGSQNGIGFSQAGNNDLRWERSKKVDVGVDFGFLNNRLTASFDYFRNNIDGLILAAPTPSSLGIPNNSINRNVGSMYNQGFEAAVGFEAINKGGFRWNINANYTTLNNKILALNKNNAGVDQDIIYTYNINRVGYSVGSIYGYEYAGVNSTNGNPMYYKADGTIVQRILSSGNYAFYDATNPSSATASQAATLNATTDRKILGVTNPKFYGGITNSFSYSGFDLELFVRYSGGNKIMNVTRQETLLNQDFNNNGREILNRWQREGDVTDVPRLYLSRTAQANQTGSAISRFVENGDFIRIQNIVLGYTLPKGLLNRGAFPISSLRVFAQIQNAFTFTKYKGLDPELNANGDTNDQFGIDYNTNPQLRVITFGLNVGL; this comes from the coding sequence ATGAAGAAAATTTTATTTGGAAGCTGGTTGCTTTCGATCCTGTTCTGTCTGCCTCTTTTGGCACAGGACGGAGGGGTCAGCGGCCGCGTCACTTCATCAGATGATGGCTCAGCCCTTCCCGGCGTGAGCGTACAGATTAAGGGAACCAGTCAAGGTACAACAACCGACGCGCAGGGTAACTACCGCGTCAACGGAGCAGCGGGTAAAACGCTGGTTTTTAGTTTCATTGGGTATGTTACTCAGGAGGTCGTCGTTGGTAACCGGTCTACGGTAAACGTTGTCCTGGTAGGTGATTCGCAGCAGTTGAACGAGGTGGTCGTTATCGGTTACGGTACGCAGCAGCGTCAGCGGGTTACATCGTCGATCTCGGAGGTGAAAGGTGCTACGATTGCCAACCTGGCAACGCCCAGCTTCGACCAGCAGCTAGCCGGCCGGGCAGCTGGTGTTCAGGTGTCGACGCCATCGGGTATCCTCGGTCAGGCGCCGGTTATCCGGATTCGGGGTGTGAACTCGATTTCGTCGGGGGCCAGCCCACTTATCGTTGTTGATGGTGTCCCTCTTATTACGGGGAACCAGAGTGGCACGACGCCAACGAACCCCTTAGGTGACATCAACCCACAGGATATTGAGTCGTATGATATCCTGAAAGATGGTGCTGCCACGGCTATTTACGGTTCGCGGGCGGCCAATGGTGTCATCCTGATCACGACCAAAAAAGGCAAGAAAAATAGCGGTGTTCGGGTAAACCTCGACATCCAGGGTGGTGTTACCAACGCTTTTACGCGCTTTGACCTGCTCAACGCCCAGGAATTCGTTCAGATTGCCAACGAAAAAAGCGCGAACGCGGGCGGTGGCGTTATTGCGGCTCTGGACGCAAACAACACGAACACCGACTGGCAGAATCAAATCTTCCGCCAGGGCTCATCGAACAATTACAACCTGAGCGTAACGGGTGGTGGCGAAAAAACCAGCTACTATTACTCGCTGGGCTTCAACAAACAGGTTGGGGCTATCCGGCCAAACGATCAGACGCGTTTCTCGTTCCTGACCAACATCGACCATAGCATCAATAAATACCTGTCGGTAGGTGCTAAAGTTCAGGTAGCGCGCACGATCAACAACGGTCTGAACACAGGTACCAATGCTCTGTCAGGTAACCTGACCGGCGCAGCCCGTCTGTTCCCGAACGTACCGGTTTACGATGACAACAACCCAACGGGTTATAACATCTCGCCTGATGGTGCTATTCTGGGTTCGGGCGCTAACACGCGTAACATCGACAACAACTACACCAACATCCGGTTCGTTATCGATAACAACAAACTGGGTGCCACGACAACCCGCGTGCTCCCAACCGGCTACGTGAATATTACTCCGTTCCCAGGCCTGAGCCTGCGTTCGCAGGTGGGTGCCGACTACACCGGCGTTCGTACCTTGTTATCGTATGACCCTCGTCACGGTGATGGTCGTGGTTCAAATGGTGTTGTTAGCCAGACCTCACGCGAAGTACTGCGCTGGAACATCCAGAACGTCCTGAACTTCGATCGCGATTTCGGCGGACACAACGTCAACCTGACACTGGGTACGGAGTATCAGAAAACAACAGTTTCGACGTTCACCGCTGGTGGGCAGAATTTTTCGGATCGTTTCTTTCTGCAAAACGGTCTGATCACGGGTAACTACGCGACACAGACGTCAAGTGGTTCGTTCACACCGAGCGGTTTCGATTCATACTTTGGTCGTCTGCAATACAGCTACCGCGACAAATACCTGGCTTCGTTCAGTGCTCGTAACGATGGTCTGTCATCGCTGCCACTGGCTAACCGCCGGGGTACCTTCCTGGGCGGATCTGTTGGATACCGCATTGCTCAGGAAGACTTCTATAAAAACTCGGCCGTTGCCCGTGTCATGAACGATCTGAAAATCCGGGCCAGCTACGCCGAAGTAGGTAACACGGAAATTGGTTCGTTCCCATACGTTGGTATTTTCGGTGCGGCTCAGTATGGTTCGCAGAACGGTATTGGCTTCAGCCAGGCGGGCAATAATGACCTACGCTGGGAACGCAGTAAGAAAGTTGACGTAGGGGTTGATTTTGGTTTCCTGAACAACCGGCTGACCGCCAGCTTCGATTACTTCCGGAACAACATCGACGGACTGATTCTGGCTGCCCCAACACCTAGCTCGCTGGGTATTCCGAACAACTCGATCAACCGGAACGTCGGTTCGATGTATAACCAGGGTTTTGAAGCGGCCGTTGGTTTCGAGGCTATCAACAAAGGTGGTTTCCGCTGGAATATCAACGCCAACTATACGACGCTGAACAACAAAATCCTGGCGCTGAACAAAAACAACGCGGGTGTTGATCAGGATATCATTTACACCTACAACATCAACCGGGTAGGTTATTCCGTCGGCTCGATCTATGGCTATGAATACGCTGGCGTTAACTCGACCAATGGTAACCCAATGTATTACAAAGCTGATGGCACCATCGTTCAGCGGATTCTGTCATCGGGTAACTATGCATTCTACGATGCTACGAATCCATCATCGGCTACCGCCAGTCAAGCTGCTACGCTGAATGCAACCACCGACCGGAAAATTCTGGGTGTTACTAACCCGAAATTCTACGGTGGTATTACTAACTCGTTCAGCTACAGTGGTTTCGATCTGGAACTGTTCGTTCGGTATTCGGGTGGCAACAAGATCATGAACGTAACCCGTCAGGAAACCCTGCTGAACCAGGATTTCAACAACAACGGTCGCGAAATTCTGAACCGCTGGCAGCGCGAAGGCGACGTAACAGACGTACCTCGCCTATACCTGTCGCGTACCGCCCAGGCTAACCAGACGGGCAGCGCCATTAGCCGCTTTGTGGAAAATGGTGATTTCATCCGTATCCAGAACATCGTACTTGGGTATACACTGCCTAAAGGTTTGTTGAACCGGGGCGCTTTCCCAATCAGCAGCCTGCGGGTATTCGCTCAGATCCAGAACGCCTTCACCTTCACTAAGTACAAAGGCCTGGACCCAGAGTTGAACGCAAACGGCGATACGAACGATCAGTTCGGCATTGATTACAACACCAACCCACAATTGCGGGTGATTACGTTTGGCTTAAACGTCGGCTTATAA
- a CDS encoding sugar isomerase: MTLDPNIISDYNSRHLAAHQRKLSYWTQEVATAEPIIQKLIDFQIAIPSWALGTGGTRFGRFGGGGEPRSLEDKIDDVGLLHALNRASGAISLHIPWDIPTDVAAIQQQASSHGLVFDAVNSNTFQDQPDQSVSYKFGSLQHVDRVVRQQAIDHNIDVIRHGIALGSKSLTVWLSDGSCFPGQLNFRKAFERTLSGLQEIYAALPDDWKMFVEYKAFEPNFYSMTVGDWGSSYLYANKLGPKAYTLVDLGHHLPNANIEQIVAILLNEGKLGGFHFNDSKYGDDDLTAGSIKPYQLFLIFNELVDGMDARGMSHTKDLGWMIDASHNVKDPLEDLLQSVEAIQLAYAQALLVDRTALEEARDANDVVTAQEILQDAFRTDVRPLVAEARLRAGGALNPLGLFRQLDVRQQLINERGLKTVATGL; this comes from the coding sequence ATGACCCTCGATCCGAACATTATCTCCGATTACAACAGCCGTCATTTGGCTGCGCACCAGCGCAAACTGTCCTACTGGACGCAGGAAGTAGCGACGGCGGAACCAATCATTCAGAAACTGATCGACTTTCAGATCGCTATTCCGAGCTGGGCGCTTGGTACGGGCGGTACCCGCTTTGGCCGCTTTGGGGGCGGGGGAGAGCCGCGCAGTCTGGAAGATAAAATCGATGACGTTGGCCTGCTGCACGCCCTGAACCGGGCCAGCGGAGCCATTTCGCTGCACATCCCCTGGGATATTCCGACCGACGTAGCGGCTATTCAACAGCAGGCGTCTTCGCATGGGCTAGTGTTCGACGCCGTCAATTCCAATACGTTCCAGGACCAGCCGGATCAGTCCGTAAGCTACAAATTCGGCTCACTCCAGCACGTCGACCGGGTTGTTCGCCAGCAGGCGATCGACCATAATATCGACGTGATTCGGCACGGTATTGCCCTTGGGTCAAAATCGCTGACCGTTTGGCTGTCGGATGGGTCGTGTTTCCCGGGGCAACTTAACTTCCGCAAAGCTTTCGAACGAACCCTCAGCGGTTTGCAAGAAATCTATGCCGCCTTGCCTGATGATTGGAAGATGTTCGTTGAATATAAAGCGTTCGAACCCAATTTCTATTCGATGACGGTTGGTGACTGGGGCAGCAGCTACCTCTATGCCAACAAGCTGGGGCCGAAAGCCTATACGTTGGTTGACCTGGGTCATCACCTGCCCAACGCCAATATCGAACAGATTGTGGCGATTCTGCTGAATGAAGGCAAGCTCGGTGGTTTTCATTTCAACGACTCCAAATATGGTGACGATGATCTGACGGCGGGTAGCATCAAGCCTTATCAACTTTTCCTAATTTTCAACGAGTTGGTCGACGGCATGGACGCCCGGGGCATGAGCCATACCAAAGATCTGGGCTGGATGATCGATGCCAGTCACAACGTAAAAGATCCGCTGGAAGATTTGCTGCAAAGCGTCGAAGCTATTCAACTGGCTTATGCCCAGGCGCTGCTGGTGGACCGAACGGCGCTAGAAGAAGCCCGCGACGCGAACGACGTGGTAACGGCGCAGGAGATTCTGCAGGACGCTTTCCGTACGGATGTTCGGCCATTGGTCGCCGAAGCCCGGTTACGCGCTGGAGGGGCCTTGAATCCGCTAGGCCTATTCCGCCAACTCGACGTCCGCCAGCAACTCATCAACGAACGCGGCCTCAAAACCGTAGCGACGGGGCTGTAA
- the rhaT gene encoding L-rhamnose/proton symporter RhaT encodes MTSLLGVFFHALGGYASGTFYIPFRRVKGWSWESAWIVGGLASWIIVPWVMGSLTVINMTQAISNADGSTLGWTFLFGLLWGIGGLTFGLSMRYLGISLGMAVALGYCSAFGTLVPPLWEGKFDELLHTRSGQFTLAGVAVCLLGIAVCGRAGFRKEQELDADQQKETVAEFDLRKGIGVATVSGILSACFAFGLTAGKPIAQLALQNGTNPLFQNNAIYPVLLLGGFTTNLIWCLILNRRNNSFGDYLASDKPLGRNYFWAILAGTTWYFQFFFYGMGDAYLGEEFRFAGWTLHMAFIITFSTIWGLALKEWKGASPATYWVVYTGLALIILSTVLIGMGSQF; translated from the coding sequence ATGACTTCGTTACTAGGCGTTTTTTTTCATGCACTCGGCGGCTACGCGTCCGGGACGTTTTATATTCCATTCCGACGGGTAAAAGGCTGGTCCTGGGAGAGCGCCTGGATTGTTGGCGGGCTGGCTTCGTGGATTATTGTCCCCTGGGTGATGGGATCGCTGACAGTCATCAACATGACCCAAGCGATCAGTAACGCCGATGGGTCGACACTGGGCTGGACGTTTCTGTTCGGGCTGCTTTGGGGCATTGGCGGCCTGACATTTGGGCTGTCGATGCGGTATCTGGGCATTTCGTTAGGTATGGCTGTCGCACTGGGGTATTGTTCGGCCTTTGGTACGCTGGTACCACCGCTCTGGGAGGGCAAATTCGATGAACTGCTCCACACCCGTTCCGGGCAATTTACGTTGGCAGGGGTAGCCGTTTGCCTGCTGGGTATCGCCGTTTGCGGCCGGGCGGGTTTTCGGAAGGAGCAGGAACTGGACGCCGACCAGCAGAAAGAAACCGTGGCCGAGTTCGACCTGCGTAAAGGAATTGGCGTGGCGACCGTATCAGGGATTCTGAGTGCCTGTTTTGCGTTCGGCCTGACGGCGGGTAAACCTATTGCTCAACTGGCGCTCCAGAACGGTACGAACCCCCTGTTTCAAAACAATGCCATCTATCCGGTGCTGCTGCTGGGCGGCTTCACAACGAACCTGATCTGGTGCCTGATCCTGAACCGACGGAACAACAGCTTCGGCGATTATCTGGCCTCCGACAAGCCGCTGGGACGAAACTACTTCTGGGCTATCCTGGCCGGAACGACCTGGTATTTTCAATTCTTTTTCTACGGTATGGGCGATGCCTACCTCGGCGAAGAGTTCCGCTTTGCGGGCTGGACACTCCACATGGCGTTTATTATTACGTTCAGTACCATCTGGGGACTCGCTCTGAAAGAGTGGAAAGGGGCCAGTCCCGCCACGTACTGGGTTGTATACACCGGACTGGCGCTCATTATCCTGTCTACCGTACTGATCGGAATGGGTAGCCAATTTTGA
- a CDS encoding GntR family transcriptional regulator: MLQQIAINDFSSTPKYVQIYNSIVEGIRNKDILPGDKLPSIFEVCAEFDVSKRTVERAYDLLKEKKIIDSAKGKGSYISELEFDRQLKVFLLFNKLSAHKKLIYDAFVEELGPDVPIDFFIYNNEFRLFKNLLLNHAHGYTHYVIIAHFFDSDERAIDLLNTLPKHKLIVMDKLIGGLTGKYSAVYQDFENDLYQALRDALPLLGKYTTLNILFPAYTYHPTAILNGFHRFCSEYGFGARVVHDLQQVDVQPGNAFINLVEEDLVMLIKCIKDTPYQVGQEVGILSYNETQLKEVLLDGITVISTDFAQMGRTAAQLVRGDTIRQLKNPFRLIVRKSL; encoded by the coding sequence ATGCTCCAGCAAATCGCCATCAATGACTTTTCGAGTACGCCCAAGTACGTTCAGATTTATAACTCGATCGTGGAGGGAATTCGGAACAAAGACATTCTGCCGGGCGATAAACTGCCGTCTATTTTTGAGGTCTGCGCCGAATTCGACGTATCAAAGCGCACGGTGGAGCGGGCCTATGATCTGCTGAAAGAAAAGAAAATCATCGATTCTGCCAAGGGTAAGGGTTCGTATATCAGTGAGCTGGAGTTTGACCGGCAACTCAAGGTTTTTCTGCTGTTCAACAAGCTCAGTGCCCACAAAAAACTCATTTACGATGCCTTTGTCGAGGAACTCGGCCCCGACGTACCAATCGATTTTTTTATCTACAACAACGAGTTTCGGCTGTTCAAGAACCTGTTGCTGAATCACGCTCATGGGTACACGCATTACGTTATCATCGCCCATTTCTTCGACAGCGACGAGCGAGCCATTGATCTGCTGAACACCCTGCCCAAGCATAAACTGATTGTGATGGATAAGCTAATTGGCGGGCTAACCGGCAAGTATTCGGCGGTGTATCAGGATTTTGAAAATGATCTCTACCAGGCGCTGCGTGACGCGCTGCCGCTTCTGGGTAAGTATACCACGCTCAATATTCTCTTTCCGGCCTATACGTATCACCCGACGGCGATCCTGAACGGATTTCATCGCTTCTGCTCGGAGTATGGTTTCGGAGCGCGAGTGGTGCATGATCTGCAACAGGTGGATGTTCAACCCGGAAATGCGTTTATCAACCTGGTCGAAGAAGATCTGGTCATGCTGATCAAATGCATCAAAGACACGCCGTACCAGGTTGGGCAGGAGGTTGGCATTCTATCGTACAACGAAACCCAGCTCAAAGAAGTCCTTCTGGATGGTATTACGGTGATCTCAACTGATTTTGCTCAGATGGGCCGTACGGCGGCTCAACTCGTCCGGGGCGATACGATCCGGCAACTCAAAAACCCTTTTCGACTCATTGTTCGCAAATCCCTTTAA